In Gadus morhua chromosome 2, gadMor3.0, whole genome shotgun sequence, the DNA window ttaagTTATAGCTAGACATGATGAGATCAGAAGTTATTTGTCAGCAGCACCATGCTAAGCACACTGAAATGCTTAGTTGTCTTCGAGGAACCCCCAACATGCTATGTAGCCTAGCATGGTACCCCAACATGCTATACCCCAAGATGATAACCCAAGAGGCAATCTGAGGGTAACCCACATGTACACGAATAACATGAGAATGCTAAACACACTTCAGTTGGGCCATGTATTGTGGCATCCCATAAATTCAAAATCTGATTTTTGTTCATCACATCACAATTTTCATGAAATTGTACTATTACTTAGTAGCCCAAGAACAAGACAGATCTGCAagttcatgttttatttgctctagCATGTGGATCTGCACCTCAAATCAGACAGATTTCCAGCAGACTTGACCGAGGTCAGGCCAATCACAACTGCATTTCTAATATGGGGTTGGTTTAATACAATGACCATAGGATCGTCCTATGGGAGTGACGTTGAGGCATTTTCATAAAcagccaagatggctgccactgaTGTGTCACACTTTTCATGCTCTGATCATTTGTAGGTCAAATTACATCCCATTGCATTAAGGTATGTGCCGTTTGATTGTGTACCTTGGAAATCAAAAATCTGCTGATATGTCTGGTGATGTCAGGCTCATTATTTAGTATTACTAAAAACATTAGTAATTAGTAATAATCAatcacatatacatatatatatatgcacacacacacacacacacacacacacacacacacacacacacacacacacacacacacacacacacacacacacacacacacacacacacacacacacaaatacacacccacacatatacactttGCCTCAGGTCTCATTGATTTTCTTCATGGCCAGGGAAGCATCCATCCTTCAGTCACTCACTAAcgtagagagcaagagagagagagagagagagagagagagagagagggagagagagggagagagaggggaaattaGGTCATGTCTTTGTTCTGAGCATGCTCACAGAAGATGCTCTTGCGTGTCACTGTGTTCcagtaaagctgtgtgtgtgggtttgtttgaataagtgtgcatgtgtgtgtttttttgtgtctgtgtgtgtgcgtttgtgtgtgtgtgtgtgtgtgtgtgtgtgtgtgtgtgtgtgtgtgtgtgtgtgtgtgtgtgtgtgtgtgtgtgtgtgtgtgtgtgtgtgtgtgtgtttgtttaagcGTGTTTGACCAAGGCGTTGTCCAGTGAGTAAGCAGGATACCATTTGCTGTCTCACTCGATCCCTAACCGAGGACCAGATAGATCGCTAAACAGGTTCCACGTCACCGTCGACTTTACATGTGTGTGGTGACGTGTCCGGAAGCTTGAAGCCCCTTCGCTTTCCCCCTTTATTGCTACCTTGCTAcctccctctcctacctccatccatccctccatcaaccccccccccccccccactcaaaACCTTTCTcaatccatccctctccccctccttccctctctctctatctgttccCAAATCCCTCCACCCTACCCTCCACAACCCTTCTTCCCTCCACCTaacctttctctgtctttcctcCCCCACCTGCCAGATCTTCTCGCTGGTGGTGTTCGCCTCCATCGTGAATGAGGGCTACGTCAACATGGGCAGCGAGCGGCTGCACTGCGTGTTCAACAAGAACGCTGATGCATGCAACTACGGCGTGTTCGTGGGCCTGGTGGGCCTCCTGGcctgctccttcttcttcctgctcGACTACAAgttctcctccatcagctcggTCAAGGACCGCAAGAAGGCCGTCATGCTGGAGGTGGGCTTCTCCGGTGAGTGGTCGAAGGAAAATTCTGGTTATTGTGggttgggatgggggggggggttaacctaTAACTCTTCTGGGAGTcaaccaccctaaccactatacTTTCATGGGCAGTGGGCACGTAACCTATTTTTCACGATGTAACAGAACAGGTAGTTACAGTAGGACATTATGGACagaaacccagaaccttttgttTTGGAATCCAACATCATAACCATCAACACCCTAAATGCTATGGATTTCTTCAGAAAATATTCTCAAAAAAATGATACACAGCTCACATCTGTCTATTTTAGATGCCACCTGCCCCTCAATTTCCCTGCTCATTTCATGTAACAACGATTTGGTGATTGTGACTGCGGCAGGTAATTTCATTTGGGTGGCCCAAACTATAATATTGATTACTCCAATGGGGGACTGAATTACTCCCTCTATCACCTATCAAACCCTAATGGTAATCATAAGCATCCTCCCTTATCGTTTATATACTAGCCCCACCCTAATCATCTGTTTAACCTAGCCATGATATGACTATGGCACTGTTTGTCTGTCCCAATAGACTACACACTATTTAGGGAGTAAGGCGGGAATTGGGACATGGAACATGCCCAAGAAATCTATCTGCGTGAGGTGTGTTGGGCGCAAAAACACGCCGATACGTCACCAGATGAATCCGATAAGAATGAGAGAACCACTATCTCTCATGGAATATACTGCGGAAATAATGTACATCCGTTGTACACTGTGGTtatggtgcattgtgggtaggaAACATTATACAGCAGATTTCGGACAGCACTACAAAATGTCAATGCTCCAAAAAAAAGTGCTCTATATGGTGAACTAGTGAGGGATTTCAGACACAGACTGATGTTTACGTTTTACCCTTCCTAAGGGAAACCTTGTCTCTGCCCCGATGTGTTCCTACCTGTGGCATTTTATTATCCTATGTCTAACTTTACTCCACAAGGATATGAACCAGGGCGTATTTGCggttttccgtttttttttacacttgaAACACCGTTTAAAAAAGGTACTTCATGTATAAGGCTTTTCTAACTTAACAAAAAGGAGGAACATGATGAACAAAAAACCCTTAgatgtttaaaaaacaagaggAGGAGCTGTGTTAAACCCCTATTACTTCAGAACACCCCTTACTGTGATACCCAATAGTGTGTTCACACTTACATGCACTTATTCATGAATGGAgtaagaagagacagagagtttgTGAACCCAATGAAAATGTGCCTTTGGTGACCACAATTATGGCTTTAAAGTTTTAGAGAGCAAGTGTGGGGAGACACTCATGTGCTTTGATCTAATAATAAAAAGTTATTGAAAGAACAGCCAATTCGCATACAACTGGCTGGGGGAACTtgcaacatacatacatacacacaaatacgtatgcacgcacaaacacactttagaGATTAAGGAGATACGACTTCACAGAGAATTTCATCAGACACCTTCTAGGTCTGAAAGAGGAAACTCATATTGAGCAATAgtttaaagttgttgttttttagaaGGGGGAACTAGGGCAAAAATGTACAATCACACCTGATGTTTCAAAGCAAGTATATGAATACATTCTCATTGTTCTGTGCTCTTTCTCTGGGCAGGTTTTTGGGCCTTCCTGTACTTTGTGAGTTTCTGCTTCTTGGCCAATCAGTGGTCTCGGACCACTCCTGACGAGCTGCCACTCAACCAGGGGGCGGATGCAGCCCGGGCTGCCATCgccttctctttcttttccaTCCTCACCTGGGTGAGgatggaacacacacgcacgcacgcacgcacgcacgcacacacacacacacacacacacacacacacacacacacacacacacacacacacacacacacacacacacacacacacactcttatgcatgcatccacacacacctaaacacacagaAATGCTTCAGTTGGGCCATGTATTGAGGCATCCCATGAATTCAAAATCAGATTTTTGTTCATCACATCTAAATTTTTTTAGAAATTGTACTATTACTAGCCCGAGAACAAGACAGATCTGCAAGTTAGTTAAGCCTTAATTTAGTTAAGTAAGCTATTTAGCcacttattttaatttattctatttctttctcccttttgTATGTCCCATAACTCCacactctccctccacctcgtctctctctctcttctccctatctctctctacccaccccctctatctctcctctgtgcacactccctccctctcccccaggcGGGCCTGACAGTGCGGGCGGTACAGAAGTACCTGCTGGGCACCGACATGACCCTGTTCACCAGCGAGCACATGGACGGCTCCGCCCCCGCCCAGCCCTACCCCTCCAACTCACCAGGGGGCACCACTACTGGCACCGGCACCGCCGGCAGCGCCGGAGTGGAGGGCGCGGCAGACACCTACCAGAACCCCCCTTTTACTGAGAACAACGCAGCCCCAACCTACCAGGTCCCCATCTACTAGGAGCATGGAAGGTGGTTGAGGAGGAGACGctgcgtggtggaggaggaggaggaggaagggttcGGGGGGAGTGTTGAAGAGACAGGCGCTGGGGCAGTGTTTCCCCACCTTCGGGGGTCCAAACCCCACTAGGGATAAGCTTGCTGATATGCAGATGGGGTTGTTAGAGATTATAAGATATGTAAGCTACCTAATGGTGCATTTTTGTAAAAGATAACGAAGACAATGACCTGCCGTTGGGGTTTCAAATGGTGTGTGGGGAAGGAGATGCGATTTGGTGATGCAGGAGTTTTTGCAAGACCAAAAAACCAAGATGATAGGCCCGTAAAGGTTGGGAAACACTGATCTAGGGGGGTGAGGTGGGAGCGgatgtggatgtttgtgttgctctgtgcGGTGTCATTGTTATATCAAGGTTGTTCATCTGTTGATCTGGGGCTGTTGTTGTAGGGGCGGTGTGATAGTGCTCTCTAGTGGCCAACGTGTTCATAGGATTATCGTTTTTTCGATCTATTGAAGTGCACAGGTTGCTCGGCAAAGTATATGGGCCATAATATGTAAACAGCCTTTCAACATTCAGAACAGCAGACACATTGGATATGGGAAATGCCTGAAAATCAACAGATGAGCAACTTCAGCAAATATCAACAGAAATAACGTTCGAAATGAACGTAAAAAATCGATGTGTTATTGAACTTAGAGACAAAGTCATTGCCATACTGTGCCGTATTTCAAAGATTCTGACTTTTAAGCGATAGATCTCACCATGCTGTAGAATAACACAACAACGACATCACCGACTGTCTTGTGACCAAGTGCAATATCTCACATGCTGTAGAcatgtatgtaggtgtgtgtaggttaTAATATGTAGCTGACAATGTCTCAAATAACAATCAATGCATTTGGTGTGGCGTATCTATCACCATTCACACGATTCAATCGATTTCCTAGAGGGATAGATGAATTGAATATATAATACCAAAAGTAAGGCTTTCGAGGTGCAGTCTAGGTATAAAAATGGAGGTCGGCCTAGGAAGTTACAGCAACCAAACATGAATCAAAGTGACGTATCCCGGTAACGATAGAGACAA includes these proteins:
- the syngr3a gene encoding synaptogyrin-3a, with protein sequence MDGVGSFGAGRTGSTLDPIAFAKQPQTILRVLSWIFSLVVFASIVNEGYVNMGSERLHCVFNKNADACNYGVFVGLVGLLACSFFFLLDYKFSSISSVKDRKKAVMLEVGFSGFWAFLYFVSFCFLANQWSRTTPDELPLNQGADAARAAIAFSFFSILTWAGLTVRAVQKYLLGTDMTLFTSEHMDGSAPAQPYPSNSPGGTTTGTGTAGSAGVEGAADTYQNPPFTENNAAPTYQVPIY